The proteins below come from a single Agrobacterium vitis genomic window:
- a CDS encoding BolA family protein, with product MSLRQTIEQKLTQAFQPERLLVIDESHHHAGHQPDITGTGETHMRVRIISGRFTGLSRLARHRAVTDLLKPELDAGLHALAIEPSAPGEATRW from the coding sequence ATGTCACTTCGCCAGACGATAGAGCAGAAATTGACACAGGCCTTCCAGCCCGAGCGCCTGCTGGTGATCGATGAAAGCCACCACCATGCCGGCCATCAACCTGATATAACCGGCACTGGTGAAACCCATATGCGGGTGCGCATCATCTCAGGCCGTTTTACCGGCCTCAGCCGCCTGGCCCGGCACCGGGCTGTCACCGACTTGTTAAAGCCAGAACTGGATGCCGGCCTGCATGCGCTCGCCATCGAACCATCAGCGCCCGGCGAGGCAACGCGCTGGTGA
- a CDS encoding J domain-containing protein, producing the protein MKLDSKYFDKIRTRRKKDAEPEPPVTTCQWDGCERPGVHRAPVGRNAEGKFFLFCFEHVKEYNKGYNYFSGLSDSEIARYQKEAITGHRPTWTVGVNKAAKGSPIHSTQRSGSATAQARMRDPFGFVSQGRGNASRFEPQARKLKTLEAKAFDALGLTGAATAQDIKRRYKELVKKHHPDANGGDRGSEERFRAVIQAYQLLKQAGFC; encoded by the coding sequence ATGAAACTCGACTCAAAATATTTCGACAAGATCCGCACGCGCCGCAAGAAGGATGCGGAACCGGAACCGCCCGTCACCACCTGCCAGTGGGATGGCTGCGAGCGACCGGGCGTGCACCGGGCACCGGTGGGTCGCAATGCCGAAGGCAAGTTTTTCCTGTTCTGCTTCGAGCATGTGAAGGAATACAACAAGGGTTACAATTACTTCTCTGGTCTGTCCGACAGCGAAATTGCCCGCTACCAGAAGGAGGCAATCACCGGTCATCGCCCGACCTGGACGGTTGGCGTCAACAAGGCGGCCAAGGGATCACCCATTCACTCCACCCAGCGCTCCGGCTCGGCTACGGCGCAGGCGCGGATGAGAGATCCTTTCGGCTTTGTCTCGCAAGGGCGCGGCAATGCGTCGCGGTTCGAGCCGCAGGCGCGAAAGTTGAAGACGCTGGAAGCAAAAGCCTTCGATGCCCTGGGCTTGACGGGGGCTGCCACCGCCCAAGATATCAAGAGGCGCTATAAAGAGCTTGTCAAAAAACATCATCCAGATGCAAATGGCGGAGACAGGGGTTCTGAAGAGCGTTTTCGGGCTGTTATTCAGGCCTATCAATTGTTAAAGCAGGCAGGTTTCTGTTAA
- the cobS gene encoding cobaltochelatase subunit CobS, with amino-acid sequence MSKIDLDIANLPDTTVSVREVFGIDSDIRVPAYSKGDSYVPDLDPDYLFDRETTLAILAGFAHNRRVMVSGFHGTGKSTHIEQVAARLNWPCVRVNLDSHVSRIDLVGKDAIVLKDGKQITEFKDGILPWAYQHNVALVFDEYDAGRPDVMFVIQRVLESSGRLTLLDQSRVIRPHPAFRLFATANTVGLGDTTGLYHGTQQINQAQMDRWSIVTTLNYLPHQKEVDIVLAKVKGFAATQNGPDNVAKMVRLADLTRSAFINGDLSTVMSPRTVITWAENAEIFGDIGFAFRVTFLNKCDELERTLVAEQYQRAFGIELKESAANIVLGA; translated from the coding sequence ATGAGCAAAATTGACCTTGATATCGCCAACCTGCCCGACACAACAGTTTCCGTCCGGGAGGTGTTCGGCATCGACAGCGACATTCGCGTGCCTGCCTATTCGAAGGGCGATTCTTATGTGCCGGATCTCGATCCCGACTATTTGTTCGATCGGGAAACCACGCTGGCCATCCTTGCCGGTTTTGCTCACAACCGCCGCGTCATGGTGTCCGGTTTTCACGGCACGGGCAAATCCACCCATATCGAGCAGGTCGCTGCCCGGCTGAATTGGCCCTGCGTGCGCGTCAACCTCGATAGCCATGTCAGCCGTATCGACCTGGTCGGCAAGGACGCCATCGTCCTGAAGGACGGCAAGCAGATCACCGAATTCAAGGATGGCATTCTGCCCTGGGCCTATCAGCACAATGTGGCGCTGGTGTTCGACGAATACGATGCCGGACGCCCGGACGTGATGTTCGTTATCCAGCGGGTGCTGGAATCCTCTGGCCGCCTGACCCTGCTCGACCAGAGCCGCGTCATTCGCCCCCATCCCGCTTTCCGGCTGTTTGCAACGGCCAATACGGTTGGACTTGGCGACACGACCGGCCTTTATCACGGTACCCAGCAGATCAATCAGGCGCAGATGGACCGCTGGTCGATCGTCACCACGCTGAACTATCTGCCGCATCAAAAGGAAGTCGATATCGTCCTGGCCAAGGTCAAGGGCTTTGCCGCCACCCAGAACGGCCCCGATAATGTGGCCAAGATGGTGCGTCTGGCCGATCTCACTCGGTCTGCCTTCATCAATGGCGATCTTTCGACCGTCATGAGCCCGCGTACCGTGATCACCTGGGCCGAAAATGCCGAGATCTTCGGTGATATCGGCTTTGCCTTCCGCGTCACCTTCCTCAACAAATGTGACGAACTGGAGCGGACATTGGTGGCCGAGCAATACCAGCGCGCGTTTGGCATTGAACTCAAGGAAAGTGCTGCCAATATCGTTCTTGGCGCCTGA
- the cobT gene encoding cobaltochelatase subunit CobT, with amino-acid sequence MAGRGDNSQAKPGTAVDTEPLRRAITGCVRSIAGDPSVEVAFANDRPGIAGERIRLPEISKRPTAHELAVTRGLGDSMALRLACHDQKVHASMAPEGQDARSVFDAVEQARVESIGALRMTGVAANLKSMTSEKYAKANFSGIERREDAPLSEAVAMMVREALTGQKPPESAGKVLDLWRSFIEEKASSDFSNLANVIEDQQAFARVVRHMLSSMEMAEDFGEDPEQAEQEETSEEDQQRSGEEEQENSEQEAGSESAPADESESAEEQMDDGEMDGAEISDDDMSEEGDEDSETPGEMRRPASPFDDFNEKVDYKMFTEAFDEETSAEELCDEAELDRLRAFLDKQLAHLQGAVGRLANRLQRRLMAQQNRSWDFDLEEGYLDPARLTRLIIDPMQPLSFKREKDTQFRDTVVTLVIDNSGSMRGRPITVAATCADILARTLERCGVKVEILGFTTKAWKGGQSREQWLASGKPPTPGRLNDLRHIVYKSADAPWRRARRNLGLMMREGLLKENIDGEALIWAHNRLLARREQRKIMMMISDGAPVDDSTLSVNPGNYLERHLRAVIEQIETRSPVELLAIGIGHDVTRYYRRAVTIVDADELAGAMTEQLAGLFEDKPTKGARGGSFRRAS; translated from the coding sequence ATGGCAGGTCGCGGCGATAATTCCCAGGCGAAACCCGGCACGGCGGTCGATACCGAACCGTTGCGCCGGGCGATTACCGGCTGCGTGCGGTCGATTGCCGGCGATCCAAGCGTTGAAGTGGCTTTTGCCAATGATCGTCCGGGCATTGCCGGTGAGCGGATTCGCCTGCCGGAAATTTCCAAGCGTCCAACCGCCCATGAACTGGCGGTGACGCGGGGTCTTGGTGATTCCATGGCGCTTCGGCTCGCCTGCCATGACCAGAAAGTTCATGCCTCCATGGCACCGGAGGGGCAGGATGCCCGTTCGGTGTTTGATGCGGTCGAACAGGCCCGGGTGGAATCGATCGGTGCCTTGCGGATGACCGGCGTTGCCGCCAATCTGAAATCGATGACCTCGGAAAAATATGCCAAGGCCAATTTTTCCGGCATCGAGCGGCGCGAGGATGCGCCGCTGTCGGAAGCGGTGGCGATGATGGTCCGTGAGGCGCTGACCGGTCAGAAGCCACCGGAAAGTGCCGGTAAGGTGCTGGATCTGTGGCGCTCCTTCATCGAGGAAAAGGCCAGCAGTGATTTTTCCAATCTGGCCAATGTGATCGAGGACCAGCAGGCCTTTGCCCGCGTCGTGCGGCATATGCTGTCTTCGATGGAAATGGCCGAGGATTTCGGTGAGGACCCGGAACAGGCCGAGCAGGAAGAGACCTCGGAAGAAGACCAGCAGCGCAGCGGCGAGGAAGAGCAGGAAAATTCCGAGCAGGAAGCCGGCTCCGAAAGCGCGCCCGCCGATGAAAGCGAATCTGCAGAAGAGCAGATGGACGACGGCGAGATGGACGGTGCCGAGATTTCTGACGACGACATGTCGGAAGAGGGCGACGAGGACAGCGAGACTCCCGGTGAAATGCGCCGTCCGGCCAGCCCGTTCGACGATTTCAATGAAAAAGTCGATTACAAAATGTTTACCGAGGCCTTCGATGAAGAGACCTCGGCGGAAGAACTGTGCGACGAAGCCGAACTGGATCGGTTGCGCGCTTTCCTCGACAAGCAGCTTGCCCATCTTCAGGGCGCAGTCGGCCGGCTGGCCAACCGGTTGCAGCGCCGGTTGATGGCGCAGCAGAACCGCTCCTGGGATTTCGATCTGGAAGAAGGCTATCTCGATCCGGCCCGGTTGACCCGGCTGATCATCGATCCGATGCAGCCGCTGTCGTTTAAGCGGGAGAAGGACACCCAGTTCCGCGATACGGTGGTGACGCTGGTGATCGACAATTCCGGCTCGATGCGCGGCCGCCCGATTACGGTTGCCGCCACCTGTGCCGATATCCTGGCCCGCACGCTGGAGCGCTGCGGCGTCAAGGTGGAAATCCTTGGCTTTACCACCAAGGCCTGGAAGGGCGGCCAGAGCCGCGAGCAATGGCTGGCCAGCGGCAAGCCGCCAACGCCGGGCCGTCTTAACGACCTGCGCCATATCGTCTATAAATCGGCGGATGCGCCGTGGCGGCGGGCACGGCGCAATCTCGGCCTGATGATGCGCGAAGGCTTGCTCAAGGAAAATATCGACGGCGAAGCGCTGATCTGGGCGCATAACCGGCTGTTGGCGCGGCGCGAACAGCGCAAGATCATGATGATGATTTCCGATGGTGCGCCGGTGGACGATTCGACCTTGTCGGTCAATCCCGGCAATTATCTGGAACGGCATTTGCGCGCTGTGATCGAACAGATCGAGACCCGGTCTCCGGTTGAATTGCTGGCGATCGGCATCGGCCATGACGTGACCCGCTACTATCGCCGGGCCGTCACCATTGTCGATGCGGATGAATTGGCAGGGGCGATGACCGAGCAATTGGCTGGCCTCTTCGAAGACAAGCCCACTAAGGGTGCCCGTGGCGGTTCGTTCCGCCGCGCCAGCTGA
- a CDS encoding esterase-like activity of phytase family protein produces MLAFCCGSALLLAASQAIGESAAVSSRKIEYFNPASDQTVFGKLEFLGGLDLTSSDSLFGAWSSIRFRPDGKRFIGVLDTGHWISGEIKRDEKGRLSGIDGVSLAPMLDREGRNNVPKRAMDAESLAIRGDKIYVGFEQRHRIDQYPLDGFETAKPEKSLPLPIPKKVLESNRSLEMLTASPAQGPLAGGLVTITEESLDINGNLYAGVVDGPHPGGFKLVRRDDFDVTDGAWLPDGDLLLLERRFRFPSGLGMRIVRVKGDSIKPGALVDGEILLDADQSFQIDNMEGLDVVDMGNGDLRLILVSDDNHFMLQRTLMLEFRLQP; encoded by the coding sequence TTGCTCGCCTTCTGCTGCGGCTCCGCACTGCTTTTGGCAGCATCTCAGGCCATTGGTGAGTCTGCGGCGGTGAGTAGCCGCAAAATTGAATATTTCAATCCGGCCTCGGACCAGACCGTGTTCGGCAAGCTGGAATTTCTCGGTGGGCTGGACCTGACATCCTCAGACAGTCTGTTCGGGGCATGGTCTTCGATCCGGTTTCGACCGGATGGCAAGCGTTTCATTGGTGTGCTGGATACCGGTCACTGGATTTCAGGTGAAATCAAACGAGATGAAAAGGGCCGCCTTTCCGGTATCGATGGCGTCTCTTTGGCTCCGATGCTGGACCGCGAAGGCCGCAACAATGTGCCGAAACGGGCGATGGATGCCGAGAGCCTGGCAATCCGTGGCGATAAGATCTATGTGGGCTTTGAGCAGCGCCATCGGATCGATCAATATCCCCTCGACGGATTTGAAACGGCCAAGCCGGAAAAAAGCTTGCCATTGCCCATTCCCAAAAAGGTCCTGGAGAGCAATCGCAGCCTGGAAATGCTGACGGCATCGCCTGCGCAAGGACCGCTTGCCGGTGGTCTTGTGACGATCACCGAGGAGAGCCTGGACATCAATGGCAATCTCTATGCTGGCGTGGTCGATGGTCCGCATCCGGGTGGCTTCAAGCTGGTGCGCCGTGATGATTTCGACGTGACCGATGGCGCCTGGTTGCCGGATGGTGATCTGCTGCTATTGGAGCGCCGGTTCCGGTTTCCAAGCGGGCTCGGCATGCGCATCGTGCGCGTCAAGGGCGACAGCATCAAGCCGGGCGCTCTGGTGGATGGAGAGATCCTGCTCGACGCCGATCAAAGCTTCCAGATCGACAATATGGAAGGCCTGGATGTGGTGGACATGGGCAATGGCGACCTTCGCCTGATCCTGGTCTCCGACGACAACCACTTCATGCTGCAACGGACGCTGATGCTGGAGTTCCGGCTACAGCCGTAA
- a CDS encoding queuosine precursor transporter, with product MRITRHILVYSMLMTLVVVASNILVQFPLSGQLAGVQLGDLLTYGAFTYPVAFLVTDLTNRQFGPSTARKVVFVGFLVGVALSFVTGQPRIAIASGTAYLVGQLLDISVFNRLRQQDWWKAPLAGSLFGSVLDTVIFFSLSFAPVFGFIGPNDDFAISWAPLLGAFSPEIPRWISWAIGDFTVKMLVGLIMLLPYGALMNRLKPYQLARV from the coding sequence ATGCGGATCACACGTCACATCCTCGTCTACAGCATGCTCATGACCTTAGTCGTGGTCGCCTCCAACATCCTCGTGCAGTTTCCACTGTCGGGCCAATTGGCGGGCGTGCAACTCGGCGACCTCTTGACCTATGGCGCCTTTACCTATCCGGTCGCCTTTCTGGTCACCGACCTCACCAATCGCCAGTTTGGCCCCTCCACGGCGCGTAAAGTGGTGTTTGTCGGTTTTCTTGTGGGCGTGGCGCTGTCCTTCGTCACCGGACAACCACGCATCGCCATTGCCTCAGGCACCGCCTATCTGGTCGGACAATTGCTTGACATCAGCGTCTTCAACCGGCTGCGCCAGCAGGACTGGTGGAAAGCACCGCTGGCCGGTTCACTGTTCGGCTCGGTACTCGATACGGTGATTTTCTTCTCGCTGTCTTTTGCACCGGTCTTTGGCTTCATTGGTCCGAATGATGATTTTGCGATAAGCTGGGCGCCATTGCTTGGTGCGTTTTCCCCTGAAATCCCCCGCTGGATCTCTTGGGCCATCGGTGATTTTACCGTGAAAATGCTGGTCGGCTTGATTATGCTTTTGCCCTATGGGGCATTGATGAACAGGCTGAAGCCCTACCAGCTTGCGCGGGTTTGA
- the rpmB gene encoding 50S ribosomal protein L28 encodes MSRSCELTGKGVQSGNNVSHANNKTRRKFLPNLCDVTLISDALGQRYRLRVSAAALRSVEHRGGLDAFLLKANETELSMRARLLRRQIVKKTAVAA; translated from the coding sequence ATGTCCCGCAGTTGCGAATTGACCGGCAAGGGCGTCCAGTCGGGTAATAATGTAAGCCATGCCAACAACAAGACCCGCCGCAAGTTCCTTCCGAACCTGTGCGATGTTACGCTGATTTCCGATGCCCTCGGCCAGCGCTACCGTCTGCGCGTCTCTGCTGCTGCTCTTCGTTCCGTCGAGCATCGCGGTGGCCTGGATGCCTTCCTTTTGAAGGCAAATGAAACCGAACTGAGCATGCGCGCTCGTCTGCTGCGCCGCCAGATCGTCAAGAAGACCGCAGTCGCCGCCTGA
- a CDS encoding DUF3108 domain-containing protein yields the protein MHFKLVRKLSFLLVAPVVFGATLILASGSASAGETYRNEYRVTLLGLPVARATFVTEVTRPGYTITGTISSAGIANVFTSLDAKTKVTGQVADDKHLQASNYNLVYTRGKRTRVYDVRYAGGNVVSTTITPQPNRNKDRWLPVSASDLRSVLDPVGGLTLPDDGKICSRTLPIFDGESRLDLVMSPKGKNKFTAGNVSGEAIVCSVRYVPKSGFNKGRSDIEYLRSANDMEIWFAKTGTMTLYAPVYARVPTRVGTLSITATRFGA from the coding sequence ATGCATTTTAAGCTTGTTCGTAAACTGTCTTTTCTGCTGGTCGCCCCTGTCGTGTTCGGTGCTACGCTGATCTTGGCCAGTGGCTCTGCCTCTGCAGGAGAGACCTATCGCAATGAATATCGCGTCACCCTGCTTGGTCTGCCTGTCGCCCGCGCCACCTTCGTTACCGAGGTCACCCGTCCCGGCTACACCATTACCGGCACGATTTCGTCGGCGGGCATTGCCAATGTGTTCACCAGCCTCGATGCAAAGACCAAGGTGACGGGACAGGTGGCCGATGACAAGCATTTGCAGGCCAGCAATTACAATCTGGTCTATACGCGGGGCAAAAGGACGCGGGTCTATGACGTGCGTTATGCGGGCGGCAATGTCGTTTCCACGACGATCACCCCTCAACCCAACCGAAACAAGGACCGCTGGCTGCCGGTGAGCGCCAGCGATTTGCGCTCCGTGCTCGATCCGGTCGGCGGGCTTACCTTGCCCGACGATGGCAAGATCTGCTCCCGGACCCTGCCGATTTTCGATGGTGAAAGCCGGTTGGACCTGGTGATGTCGCCAAAGGGCAAGAACAAGTTTACCGCTGGCAATGTATCGGGCGAAGCGATCGTCTGCTCCGTTCGCTATGTGCCAAAATCCGGCTTCAACAAGGGTCGTAGCGATATCGAATATCTGCGCAGCGCCAACGATATGGAAATCTGGTTTGCCAAGACCGGAACCATGACCTTATATGCCCCTGTCTATGCGCGGGTGCCAACGCGGGTGGGAACGCTGTCGATCACGGCGACCCGGTTTGGGGCCTGA
- a CDS encoding DMT family transporter, whose product MKVRATLIGFSAILMWSFLALFTAASGTMPPFQLSAICFAIGSLPGIATFMIRPERLTLLKQPAKVWVVGIAGLFGYHFLYFTALRNAPAVEAGLIAYLWPLLIVFGSALLPGERLRWYHMAGAIAGLCGTVLIIGKNGLSFDPAYAMGYGAALLCALTWSSYSLVTRRFDAVSTDVVTGFCLATALLSLLCHLWLETSVWPDSASQWFAVAGLGLLPVGAAFYAWDYGVKNGDIQILGAASYAAPLLSTLVLLVFGFGEANLRILGACVLITGGAALAASGMFRRKTAIEDAA is encoded by the coding sequence ATGAAGGTTCGGGCAACGCTGATCGGGTTTTCGGCCATCCTGATGTGGTCTTTTCTGGCGCTGTTTACGGCAGCGTCGGGAACCATGCCGCCCTTCCAGCTCTCGGCCATCTGCTTTGCCATCGGCAGTCTTCCCGGCATTGCAACCTTCATGATCCGGCCGGAGCGGCTGACATTGCTGAAACAACCGGCCAAGGTCTGGGTGGTCGGGATTGCCGGCCTGTTCGGTTATCATTTCCTCTACTTCACGGCGCTGAGAAATGCCCCTGCCGTAGAAGCCGGGTTGATTGCCTATCTCTGGCCGCTGTTGATCGTGTTTGGATCGGCGCTGCTGCCGGGGGAGCGGCTGCGCTGGTATCATATGGCGGGCGCGATTGCCGGGCTATGCGGCACCGTGCTGATCATCGGCAAAAACGGCCTGTCCTTCGACCCGGCCTATGCGATGGGCTATGGGGCCGCTTTGCTCTGCGCCTTGACCTGGTCGAGCTACTCGCTGGTCACGCGCCGGTTCGATGCGGTCTCCACCGATGTGGTGACAGGCTTCTGCCTCGCCACGGCACTGCTGTCGCTGCTCTGCCACCTCTGGCTGGAAACGTCTGTCTGGCCGGATAGCGCCAGCCAGTGGTTTGCCGTGGCTGGCCTTGGGCTGTTGCCGGTCGGCGCAGCCTTCTATGCCTGGGACTACGGCGTCAAGAACGGCGACATCCAGATCCTGGGAGCCGCTTCTTATGCCGCACCACTGCTGTCGACGCTGGTGCTGCTGGTTTTCGGTTTTGGTGAGGCAAACCTGCGCATTCTTGGTGCCTGTGTGCTGATCACGGGTGGTGCGGCGCTGGCTGCAAGCGGCATGTTTCGCCGCAAGACAGCCATCGAAGACGCGGCTTGA
- a CDS encoding cytochrome b, whose amino-acid sequence MTMNIPLDSTVPRSTRYNSGMIWLHWATALLVLALFLSAEIWEFTEKGGALRNGLKALHYGAGIIFFAVFLLRLIWRMASLKTLPEEEKGVLGLMGKAVHYLLYFGLAAQISLGFLWRWSQGKPVDFFGLFSIPDLIGISPDYRHLLGDMHSLLAWIIIGAATLHAVAAIFHHTVLKDGVLMKMIPGR is encoded by the coding sequence ATGACGATGAATATCCCGCTTGATTCGACCGTACCGCGCTCCACGCGCTACAATAGCGGCATGATCTGGCTGCACTGGGCAACGGCGTTGTTGGTGCTTGCCCTGTTTCTCTCGGCAGAAATCTGGGAATTTACGGAAAAAGGCGGTGCGCTTCGCAATGGCCTGAAGGCGCTGCATTATGGTGCCGGAATCATATTTTTCGCTGTGTTTCTGCTGCGGCTCATCTGGCGGATGGCCAGTCTCAAAACCCTGCCGGAAGAAGAAAAAGGCGTTTTGGGCCTGATGGGCAAGGCGGTGCATTACCTGCTCTATTTCGGGCTTGCCGCGCAGATTTCCCTCGGCTTTCTATGGCGCTGGTCACAGGGCAAGCCCGTGGACTTCTTCGGGCTGTTTTCCATTCCCGATCTCATCGGTATATCGCCGGATTATCGCCATCTGCTCGGTGACATGCATTCTCTGCTTGCCTGGATCATCATCGGCGCGGCCACGCTGCATGCCGTTGCGGCTATTTTCCATCATACCGTGCTGAAGGACGGCGTGTTGATGAAGATGATACCCGGCAGGTAG
- a CDS encoding cupin domain-containing protein, with product MADADEIIAALSMQPHPEGGWYSETFRDGKGGQRGHSTAIYYLLKAGQRSHWHRVKDAAEIWHYYAGAPLALYRCDDGITVETLVLGTDLVRGERPQAIIPALSWQAAESLGEYTLVGCTVAPGFTFDAFEMAPPGWEPGQPLR from the coding sequence ATGGCCGATGCCGATGAGATCATTGCAGCGCTCTCCATGCAGCCCCACCCTGAAGGTGGCTGGTACAGCGAAACCTTCCGCGACGGCAAAGGCGGCCAGCGTGGCCATTCCACGGCCATCTACTATCTGCTGAAAGCAGGCCAGCGGTCGCATTGGCATCGGGTGAAGGATGCCGCCGAGATCTGGCATTATTATGCGGGCGCGCCGCTGGCGCTCTATCGCTGTGACGATGGCATCACAGTGGAGACACTCGTATTGGGTACGGACCTTGTGCGCGGCGAACGACCCCAGGCCATCATCCCAGCGCTTAGCTGGCAGGCGGCGGAAAGCCTTGGGGAGTATACTCTGGTTGGTTGCACGGTCGCGCCGGGCTTTACCTTCGACGCCTTCGAAATGGCTCCTCCGGGTTGGGAACCAGGTCAGCCTCTTCGATAA
- the gloB gene encoding hydroxyacylglutathione hydrolase has product MKSPDIEIFPCRTDNYGVLVHCPETGLTASIDAPEEGPIVAAAEKRGWQISHIFTTHHHNDHVEANLALKQRYGCEIIGPVNEAVAIPGLDRSAYDGEEFLFGPHRVQVIETPGHTAGHVCYHFPDAKLLFAADTLFALGCGRLFERPAADMWHSLQKLAVLPDETAIYFGHEYTLSNARFALTIDPDNERLQARARDIEAMRAQGQFTIPTTMSLEKETNPFLRVADPKIRRNLVMESKSNEEVFAEIRKRKDNF; this is encoded by the coding sequence ATGAAAAGCCCGGATATCGAAATCTTCCCGTGCCGCACCGACAATTACGGTGTGCTGGTCCATTGCCCAGAGACCGGCCTGACCGCGTCCATCGATGCACCGGAGGAAGGCCCGATCGTGGCCGCTGCCGAAAAACGGGGCTGGCAGATCAGCCATATTTTCACAACCCATCACCACAATGACCATGTCGAGGCCAATCTGGCGCTGAAGCAACGATATGGCTGTGAAATCATCGGGCCGGTCAACGAGGCTGTCGCCATACCCGGACTGGATCGGTCCGCCTATGATGGGGAAGAGTTTTTGTTTGGACCGCACCGGGTCCAGGTGATCGAAACGCCGGGCCACACGGCAGGCCATGTCTGCTATCATTTTCCAGACGCCAAACTGCTGTTTGCCGCCGATACGCTGTTTGCGCTCGGCTGCGGACGGCTGTTTGAGCGGCCCGCTGCGGACATGTGGCATTCCCTGCAAAAGCTGGCCGTGCTGCCCGATGAAACCGCCATCTATTTCGGCCATGAATACACACTGTCCAATGCCCGTTTCGCCCTGACTATCGACCCGGACAATGAGCGGCTGCAAGCCCGCGCCCGCGACATCGAGGCGATGCGGGCGCAAGGGCAGTTCACCATTCCCACCACCATGTCTCTGGAAAAGGAAACCAACCCGTTCCTGCGGGTGGCCGATCCAAAAATCCGCCGCAACCTGGTGATGGAAAGCAAGAGCAATGAAGAGGTGTTTGCCGAAATCCGCAAGCGCAAGGACAATTTCTGA
- a CDS encoding class I SAM-dependent methyltransferase gives MHVDIVDLRQFYHTMLGHAAEQSITMALSSLWARLPEERLVGLGYSVPYLDRFRADTERTFAFMPAGQGAVNWPPGELSATSLVFDEELPLPDSSIDRVLMVHSLEFAENPRETLKEIWRVLAPGGRLVMVVPNRRGVWARMEHTPFGSGRPYSRGQLTALLRETNFTPGASTEALFFPPSKLRTMLKMHSAFERFGRMLSPAFAGVIVVEAQKRLYQGLPVAMRASRRVFAPVLSPQGVPTTRQTLLPPSTK, from the coding sequence ATGCATGTGGATATAGTCGATCTCCGTCAGTTCTATCACACCATGCTTGGCCATGCTGCCGAGCAATCCATTACCATGGCGCTGTCGTCGCTCTGGGCGCGGCTGCCGGAGGAGCGGCTGGTGGGGCTGGGCTATTCGGTGCCGTACCTGGATCGGTTTCGGGCCGATACCGAACGCACATTCGCCTTCATGCCTGCCGGACAAGGCGCGGTGAACTGGCCGCCGGGTGAGCTGTCGGCCACGTCGCTGGTGTTCGATGAGGAACTGCCGCTGCCCGACAGTTCCATCGACCGGGTTTTGATGGTCCATTCCCTGGAATTTGCCGAGAATCCGCGCGAGACGCTCAAGGAAATCTGGCGGGTTCTGGCACCGGGTGGGCGGTTGGTCATGGTTGTGCCCAATCGTCGCGGGGTCTGGGCGCGGATGGAGCATACGCCTTTTGGCTCCGGTCGCCCCTATTCTCGGGGCCAGTTGACGGCGCTGCTGCGCGAGACCAATTTTACGCCGGGAGCCAGCACGGAGGCATTGTTTTTCCCTCCATCGAAGCTCAGAACCATGTTGAAAATGCATAGTGCCTTCGAGCGCTTCGGTCGCATGCTGTCACCGGCTTTTGCCGGCGTTATTGTTGTCGAGGCGCAAAAGCGGCTCTATCAGGGGTTGCCGGTTGCCATGCGCGCATCGCGACGTGTCTTTGCTCCGGTTTTGAGCCCACAGGGCGTGCCAACCACACGCCAGACCCTCTTGCCGCCCTCGACAAAATAG